A genomic segment from Comamonas terrigena NBRC 13299 encodes:
- a CDS encoding AmpG family muropeptide MFS transporter, whose translation MTEPSTSPASTAATPSPPSTAVPRRSWGQTLRVYAEPASLRMLALGFSAGLPLLLVLGTLSFWLRKAGIDRSTIGYMSWVGLAYAFKWVWSPLVDRLPLPVLNGWLGRRRSWLLLAQMLVVGGLLGMAFTDPQQDLNRMVWCALAVAFGSATQDIALDAYRIESADAERQAALAATYQTGYRLAMIWAGAGALWLVAAALHGEQAAYVHAAWQLAYGVMAASMLVGVFTVLLSPEPAARALTPARNLGEWLREALVAPFADFVRRYGGQAILILALIGIYRISDVVMGIMANPFYVDMGYSEAEVATVSKVFGVIMTLLGAFIGGVISMRIGVMRVLMLGAVLSAASNLLFAWLSTRGHDVAGLTLVVSADNLAGGIASAAFIAYLSSLTNVQYSATQYALFSSMMMLAPKWLAGFSGAFVDAHGYSSFFISTAALGLPVLLLVALASRVTLRTKA comes from the coding sequence ATGACCGAACCGTCCACCTCCCCTGCGTCCACCGCCGCCACGCCTTCGCCCCCCTCGACCGCTGTCCCGCGCCGTAGCTGGGGACAGACGCTGCGCGTCTATGCCGAACCGGCCAGCCTGCGCATGCTGGCCTTGGGGTTTTCGGCTGGCCTGCCGCTGCTGCTGGTGCTGGGCACGCTCTCTTTCTGGTTGCGCAAGGCCGGCATCGACCGCTCCACCATCGGCTACATGAGCTGGGTGGGCCTGGCCTATGCCTTCAAATGGGTGTGGTCACCGCTGGTCGACCGACTGCCGCTGCCGGTGCTGAACGGCTGGCTGGGGCGCCGGCGCAGCTGGCTGCTGCTGGCCCAGATGCTGGTGGTGGGCGGGCTGCTGGGCATGGCCTTCACCGATCCGCAGCAGGATCTGAACCGCATGGTCTGGTGCGCACTGGCTGTGGCGTTTGGTTCGGCCACCCAGGATATTGCGCTGGATGCCTACCGCATTGAATCGGCCGACGCCGAGCGCCAGGCGGCGTTGGCCGCCACCTACCAGACGGGTTACCGGCTGGCGATGATCTGGGCCGGCGCGGGCGCGCTGTGGCTGGTGGCCGCAGCCCTGCATGGGGAACAGGCTGCCTATGTGCATGCCGCCTGGCAGCTGGCCTATGGCGTGATGGCGGCCAGCATGCTGGTGGGCGTGTTCACCGTGCTGCTGTCGCCCGAACCTGCTGCGCGCGCGCTGACACCAGCGCGCAACCTGGGCGAATGGCTGCGTGAAGCCCTGGTGGCCCCGTTTGCCGACTTTGTGCGCCGCTACGGCGGGCAGGCGATTCTGATCCTGGCGCTGATCGGCATCTACCGCATCAGCGATGTGGTGATGGGCATCATGGCCAACCCCTTTTACGTGGACATGGGCTACAGCGAGGCCGAGGTGGCCACGGTGAGCAAAGTCTTCGGCGTCATCATGACGCTGCTGGGCGCCTTCATCGGCGGGGTGATCTCGATGCGCATCGGCGTGATGCGGGTGCTGATGCTGGGTGCCGTGCTGTCGGCCGCCAGCAACCTGCTGTTTGCCTGGCTGAGCACACGGGGCCACGATGTGGCCGGTCTGACCCTGGTGGTCAGCGCCGACAACCTGGCCGGCGGCATTGCCTCGGCGGCCTTCATTGCCTACCTGTCGAGCCTGACGAATGTACAGTATTCGGCCACGCAGTACGCGCTGTTCAGCTCCATGATGATGCTGGCGCCCAAGTGGCTGGCCGGCTTTTCCGGCGCGTTTGTCGACGCCCATGGCTACAGCAGCTTCTTCATCAGCACGGCAGCCCTGGGCCTGCCGGTGCTGCTGCTGGTGGCGCTGGCATCCCGCGTCACCCTGCGCACCAAGGCGTGA
- a CDS encoding helix-turn-helix domain-containing protein — protein MADPSTVSALVDSSAAPSQDGGRLDAPAWSVRRYSGEHQSHAHDHVQILYALQGRMELELNGHAGYVDAASGMLIPAGASHGYLAQAHTQVQVIDLPAGPGLDRIRRFAVPARLRAPALARHPLSAAAQLALVLDAPSLLHRRTVDLAWLTQQVQAALHADWPTARLAALCHLSVPQFHSRFVELVGQPPQSWLRGLRLDAAEAQLARGQPLETTALRCGYRTASALAYALRRERQVSARSLRAAQR, from the coding sequence ATGGCCGATCCCAGCACCGTCTCCGCCCTTGTGGACTCCAGCGCCGCCCCGTCGCAAGACGGCGGCCGGCTGGATGCGCCCGCCTGGTCGGTGCGGCGCTACAGCGGGGAACACCAGTCCCATGCCCACGACCATGTGCAAATCCTCTATGCGCTGCAAGGCCGCATGGAGCTGGAGCTGAACGGCCACGCCGGCTATGTGGACGCTGCCAGCGGCATGCTCATTCCCGCTGGCGCCAGCCACGGCTATCTGGCCCAGGCCCACACCCAGGTGCAGGTGATCGATCTGCCCGCCGGCCCTGGCCTGGATCGCATCCGCCGGTTTGCGGTGCCGGCTCGGCTGCGCGCTCCGGCGCTGGCACGCCACCCGCTGTCTGCTGCCGCCCAGCTGGCGCTGGTGCTGGACGCGCCCAGCCTGTTGCACCGCCGTACGGTCGACTTGGCCTGGTTGACCCAGCAGGTGCAGGCCGCCCTGCATGCCGACTGGCCCACGGCCCGGCTGGCGGCGCTGTGCCATCTGAGCGTGCCCCAGTTCCACAGCCGCTTTGTGGAACTGGTCGGCCAGCCGCCGCAGTCCTGGCTGCGCGGCCTGCGGCTGGATGCGGCCGAGGCCCAGCTGGCCCGGGGCCAGCCCCTGGAGACCACGGCCCTGCGCTGCGGCTACCGCACGGCCAGTGCCCTGGCCTATGCCTTGCGGCGCGAACGCCAGGTGAGCGCGCGCAGTCTCCGGGCCGCTCAGCGCTGA
- a CDS encoding DMT family transporter has product MSSSSASSSVWGVALVSVASMLWGTTGTAQSLGAQGLSPFWVGAAQLAVASTFFALVLWVTRRSAPTGQPLLPRPSLLGMPARWFCLASAGTAGYSISFYAGVKLAGVGVGTAVAIGSAPIWAGLIQAVLLRQPLSLLWWLGTGVSVAGGVAMVLSKGGGTGALSLPGLLLCLLAGLSYASYALVNKRLVSKVPTRLVNLYVFSGAAVLAAPVALLLAGVPRFTASSLMVVVYLGLVVSGLAYVLFSNGLRHISGPTGVTLTLIEPVAAFLLAVWIVGEHQPLASWLGLLAVLAGLMVVIGAEVRGARRKLALV; this is encoded by the coding sequence ATGAGCTCTTCTTCTGCTTCTTCTTCGGTCTGGGGTGTGGCCCTGGTGTCGGTGGCGTCCATGCTGTGGGGCACCACCGGTACGGCGCAAAGCCTGGGTGCCCAGGGGCTGTCGCCGTTCTGGGTGGGAGCGGCACAGCTGGCCGTGGCCAGCACCTTCTTTGCGCTGGTGCTGTGGGTGACACGGCGCAGTGCGCCGACCGGACAACCGCTGCTGCCAAGGCCCTCTTTGCTGGGTATGCCGGCGCGCTGGTTCTGTCTGGCATCGGCCGGTACCGCCGGCTACAGCATCAGCTTCTATGCGGGCGTAAAGCTGGCCGGGGTCGGCGTAGGCACGGCTGTGGCCATTGGCAGTGCACCCATCTGGGCCGGCCTGATCCAGGCCGTGCTACTTCGCCAGCCCCTGTCGCTGCTGTGGTGGTTGGGCACGGGCGTGAGCGTGGCCGGCGGTGTGGCCATGGTGCTGAGCAAAGGGGGCGGCACGGGTGCGCTGTCGCTACCCGGCCTGCTGCTGTGCCTGCTGGCCGGGCTGTCGTACGCGTCCTATGCCCTGGTCAATAAGCGCCTTGTCAGCAAAGTGCCTACCCGGCTGGTGAACCTGTATGTGTTCAGCGGCGCCGCGGTGCTGGCGGCGCCCGTGGCGCTGCTGCTGGCCGGGGTGCCGCGGTTTACCGCGTCGTCGTTGATGGTGGTGGTCTACCTCGGGCTGGTGGTCTCCGGCCTGGCCTATGTGCTGTTTTCCAATGGGCTGCGCCATATCTCCGGACCGACCGGTGTGACATTGACGCTGATCGAGCCGGTGGCCGCCTTTCTGCTGGCGGTGTGGATCGTGGGCGAACACCAGCCGCTGGCCTCCTGGCTGGGGCTGCTGGCGGTGCTGGCCGGACTGATGGTGGTGATCGGTGCCGAGGTGCGTGGCGCGCGGCGCAAGCTGGCGCTGGTCTGA
- a CDS encoding M48 family metallopeptidase encodes MPLNHLSDGDHLPQACRCHAGRRGFLRALVAGTAATGAGAALAQVNVGGSSGLRKLVPAETLESAATEQYQELLQKAKAQGALAGSSHPQLQRLRGIAQRLIPYASQWNARASQWRWEVNLIGSKEINAFCMPGGKIAFYTGILEKLQLSDDEVAMVMGHEMAHALREHSREQMAKNSATSIGLSLGAQLLGLGDLGNLAARMGTQLLSLRFSRSDESEADLVGLEMAARAGYSPQAAVSLWRKMGEATGDGGIGFLSTHPTGPDRIRELERNIPRVQGLYESARRR; translated from the coding sequence ATGCCACTGAACCATCTGTCCGATGGCGACCATCTGCCGCAGGCCTGCCGCTGCCACGCCGGGCGGCGTGGCTTTCTGCGCGCCCTAGTGGCGGGGACGGCGGCCACCGGTGCCGGGGCTGCGCTGGCGCAGGTCAATGTCGGGGGCTCCTCCGGTCTGCGCAAGCTGGTGCCGGCCGAAACCCTGGAAAGCGCCGCCACCGAGCAGTACCAGGAGCTGCTGCAGAAAGCCAAGGCGCAAGGCGCACTGGCCGGCAGCTCTCACCCCCAGCTGCAGCGCCTGCGCGGCATTGCGCAGCGCCTGATTCCCTATGCCAGCCAGTGGAACGCCCGCGCCAGCCAGTGGCGCTGGGAGGTCAACCTGATCGGCAGCAAGGAGATCAACGCGTTCTGCATGCCGGGGGGCAAGATCGCCTTCTACACCGGCATCCTGGAAAAGCTGCAGCTCAGCGATGACGAAGTGGCCATGGTCATGGGCCATGAAATGGCCCATGCATTGCGCGAGCATTCGCGCGAGCAGATGGCCAAGAACTCGGCCACCAGCATCGGTCTGTCGCTGGGGGCGCAACTGCTGGGACTGGGCGACCTGGGCAATCTGGCGGCCAGGATGGGGACCCAGCTGCTGAGCCTGCGCTTCAGCCGCAGTGACGAAAGCGAGGCCGATCTGGTGGGGCTGGAAATGGCCGCACGTGCCGGCTACAGCCCCCAGGCTGCGGTGAGCCTGTGGCGCAAAATGGGCGAGGCCACGGGCGATGGCGGCATCGGCTTTCTGTCGACCCACCCCACAGGGCCGGATCGCATCCGCGAACTGGAGCGCAATATTCCGCGGGTGCAGGGCCTCTACGAGTCCGCCCGCCGGCGGTAA
- a CDS encoding lactate/malate family dehydrogenase, whose protein sequence is MGARIGIIGAGQVGAAAGYLLSATPGISQIVLVDQNEARAAGEAADIGHAAAFGTAARVSEGDYADLAGASVVVITAGASLKPGQTRLELLHQNLKMTDTIIGQVLKVAPDAVLLFATNPVDVMPSIAVHRYGLPPGRAIGTGCSLDSIRFRDRLADYLGVAAPAIHAYVLGEHGDSSVPHWSSAQIAGMPVTDFAAQLGRPIDAAMQAQIAEEVRTSAYRIKAGKGVSNFGIGGCIARLVKAIVADEQSVFAVSTCMPELLGVRDTCVSLPHLIGARGASAPFMPRLNAEETEALRASAALLSSTIADGLQSLQKA, encoded by the coding sequence ATGGGGGCACGCATTGGCATCATCGGCGCCGGCCAGGTCGGCGCGGCCGCCGGCTACCTGTTGTCGGCCACCCCTGGCATCAGCCAGATCGTGCTGGTGGACCAGAACGAGGCCCGCGCAGCGGGTGAAGCCGCCGACATCGGCCACGCCGCCGCCTTTGGCACCGCTGCCCGCGTCAGCGAAGGCGACTATGCCGATCTGGCGGGCGCCTCGGTGGTGGTCATCACCGCTGGCGCCAGCCTCAAGCCCGGTCAGACCCGGCTGGAGCTGCTGCACCAGAACCTGAAGATGACGGACACCATCATCGGCCAGGTGCTCAAGGTCGCACCGGATGCGGTGCTGCTGTTCGCTACCAACCCAGTGGACGTGATGCCCTCCATTGCCGTGCACCGCTACGGCCTGCCACCGGGCAGAGCGATCGGCACCGGCTGCTCGCTGGATTCGATCCGCTTTCGCGACCGGCTGGCCGATTACCTGGGCGTGGCCGCACCGGCCATCCACGCCTATGTGCTGGGCGAGCACGGCGACTCGTCCGTGCCCCACTGGAGCAGCGCCCAGATCGCCGGCATGCCGGTGACGGATTTTGCCGCCCAGCTGGGCCGGCCCATCGACGCGGCCATGCAGGCGCAGATTGCCGAAGAGGTGCGTACTTCGGCGTACCGCATCAAGGCGGGCAAAGGCGTGTCCAACTTTGGCATCGGTGGCTGCATTGCACGGCTGGTGAAGGCCATCGTGGCCGATGAGCAGTCGGTGTTTGCCGTGTCCACCTGCATGCCCGAACTGCTGGGCGTGCGTGACACCTGTGTGTCGCTGCCCCATCTGATCGGTGCACGCGGCGCCTCGGCCCCCTTCATGCCCCGGCTGAATGCCGAGGAAACTGAGGCCCTGCGTGCCAGTGCCGCACTGCTGTCCAGCACCATTGCCGACGGGCTGCAGTCCTTGCAGAAAGCCTGA
- a CDS encoding SLC13 family permease — protein MASTPATETGPITSKPEPDSNKKLAFLLLALVLYGIVLALPQPAGLTDSGQVALGLLVLVVVLWISECVSPANSAVVLTGAAVLGLMGTSMTAGGKPMDSAAALTTMLSGFSSTAVLLVAAALFLAVALKHTGLDKRIALLVMSKIGVSPARLVLGAMIVGFVLALFIPSATARVGAVIPIMIGITAALGLAVNSSLGATLMIVTASACSIFNMAVKTGAAQNIISLNFMQQAFGHNITWSQWFITALPFTIGMCVVLFFAALWILRPQVPEGEDMPAKLRQQLADLGPVSSSEKRLIAVAALLLVMWSTEGVLHPFDTTTTTQIGIALLLMPKIGVMHWSQAEKLVPWGTIVLFAASISLGNLLSKTGAAGWLAQQTLGQMGLSALPVVAVIGALSVFSIVLHLGFASATGLASTLIPIMIAFTQTLPVSPETAFGIVMIQSFVVSFGFILPTNAPQNMLCYGTNAFSTPQFAKVGIVVTLAGLGLILLLSATLWPAMGVL, from the coding sequence ATGGCGTCTACGCCCGCAACCGAAACCGGCCCCATCACCTCCAAACCGGAGCCCGATTCCAACAAAAAGCTGGCCTTTTTGCTGCTGGCCCTGGTGCTCTACGGCATCGTGCTGGCCCTGCCGCAGCCTGCCGGCCTCACCGACTCGGGGCAGGTGGCCCTGGGCCTGCTGGTGCTGGTCGTGGTGCTGTGGATCAGCGAATGCGTCTCGCCCGCCAACAGCGCCGTGGTGCTGACCGGTGCCGCGGTGCTGGGGCTGATGGGCACCTCGATGACAGCAGGCGGCAAGCCCATGGATTCCGCCGCTGCGCTGACCACCATGCTCAGCGGTTTCTCGTCCACCGCCGTGCTGCTGGTGGCGGCCGCACTGTTTCTGGCCGTGGCACTCAAGCACACAGGGCTGGACAAGCGCATCGCGCTGCTGGTCATGAGCAAGATCGGCGTCTCGCCTGCCCGCCTGGTGCTGGGCGCGATGATCGTCGGCTTTGTGCTGGCCTTGTTCATCCCCTCTGCCACCGCCCGCGTGGGCGCGGTGATCCCCATCATGATCGGCATCACCGCCGCCCTGGGTCTGGCGGTGAACAGCTCGCTGGGTGCCACGCTGATGATCGTCACTGCCAGTGCCTGCTCCATCTTCAACATGGCGGTCAAGACCGGCGCGGCACAGAACATCATCAGCCTGAATTTCATGCAGCAGGCTTTCGGCCACAACATCACCTGGAGCCAATGGTTCATCACCGCCCTGCCTTTCACCATCGGCATGTGCGTGGTGCTGTTCTTCGCGGCCCTGTGGATTCTGCGTCCCCAGGTGCCGGAAGGTGAGGACATGCCGGCCAAGCTGCGCCAGCAACTGGCCGACCTGGGGCCAGTCAGCAGTTCTGAAAAGCGTCTGATCGCCGTGGCCGCACTGCTGCTGGTGATGTGGTCCACCGAAGGCGTGCTGCACCCGTTCGACACCACCACCACCACCCAGATCGGCATTGCACTGCTGCTGATGCCCAAGATCGGCGTGATGCACTGGTCGCAGGCCGAAAAGCTGGTGCCCTGGGGCACGATCGTGCTGTTTGCCGCCTCCATCTCGCTGGGCAATCTGCTGTCCAAGACCGGCGCTGCCGGCTGGTTGGCGCAACAGACGCTGGGCCAGATGGGCCTGTCGGCCCTGCCCGTGGTGGCCGTGATCGGTGCGCTGTCGGTGTTCAGCATCGTGCTGCACCTGGGCTTTGCCTCGGCCACCGGACTGGCCAGCACGCTGATCCCCATCATGATCGCCTTCACACAGACGCTGCCCGTCAGCCCCGAGACGGCTTTCGGCATCGTGATGATCCAGAGCTTCGTGGTGTCCTTCGGTTTCATCCTGCCGACCAATGCGCCGCAGAACATGCTGTGCTACGGCACCAATGCCTTCAGCACGCCCCAGTTCGCCAAGGTGGGCATCGTGGTCACGCTGGCTGGCCTGGGCCTGATCCTGCTGCTGTCCGCCACGCTGTGGCCCGCCATGGGGGTGCTGTAA
- a CDS encoding MBL fold metallo-hydrolase: MLHYQTIPVTAFQQNCSLVWCDQTQDAAVIDPGGDLEAIQWEVERLGLQLKAIWLTHAHIDHAGGTADLAEQLDLPIIGPHPGDQFWIDGLPQQGAMFGFPPSRPFTPTRWLADGDSVQIGHETVQVRHCPGHTPGHVVFHAPQIDRCFVGDVLFAGSIGRTDFPQGNHQQLIDSITQRLWPMGDQTVFIPGHGPESTFGRERKTNPYVGNT; the protein is encoded by the coding sequence ATGCTGCACTACCAGACCATTCCCGTGACCGCTTTCCAGCAGAACTGCTCGCTGGTGTGGTGCGACCAGACCCAGGATGCCGCCGTCATCGACCCCGGCGGCGATCTGGAAGCGATCCAGTGGGAAGTGGAGCGGCTGGGCCTGCAGCTCAAGGCCATCTGGCTGACCCACGCCCACATCGACCATGCGGGCGGCACGGCGGACCTGGCCGAGCAGCTGGACCTGCCCATCATCGGCCCCCATCCCGGGGACCAGTTCTGGATCGATGGCCTGCCCCAGCAGGGCGCCATGTTCGGCTTTCCGCCGTCGCGCCCGTTCACGCCCACGCGCTGGCTGGCGGATGGCGACAGCGTGCAGATCGGCCACGAAACCGTGCAGGTGCGCCACTGCCCGGGTCACACGCCCGGCCATGTGGTGTTCCACGCCCCGCAAATCGACCGCTGCTTTGTGGGCGATGTGCTGTTTGCCGGCAGCATCGGCCGCACCGATTTCCCCCAGGGCAACCACCAGCAACTGATTGACTCCATCACCCAGCGCCTGTGGCCCATGGGCGACCAGACGGTGTTCATTCCCGGCCATGGACCGGAGAGCACGTTTGGGCGTGAACGCAAGACCAACCCCTACGTGGGCAACACCTGA
- the azu gene encoding azurin, with product MKKILMTVALCAAGAISAPAMAADCALTVESNDAMQFNVKNIDVPKACKKFSVTLKHVGKMPKTSMGHNMVVTTTADVAAAAADGMKAGAAADYVKAGDTRVLAHSKVIGGGESTTLDIDVAKLKAGTDYTFFCSFPGHYSIMKGSLKLI from the coding sequence ATGAAGAAGATTCTGATGACCGTGGCCCTGTGCGCTGCCGGTGCCATTTCCGCTCCCGCCATGGCCGCTGACTGCGCCCTGACCGTCGAATCCAACGACGCCATGCAGTTCAACGTCAAGAACATTGACGTGCCCAAGGCCTGCAAGAAGTTCAGCGTCACCCTGAAGCATGTGGGCAAGATGCCCAAGACCTCGATGGGCCACAACATGGTGGTGACCACCACCGCCGACGTGGCCGCTGCCGCTGCCGACGGCATGAAGGCCGGCGCCGCTGCCGACTACGTGAAGGCCGGTGACACCCGCGTGCTGGCCCACTCCAAGGTGATTGGCGGCGGTGAATCCACCACCCTGGACATCGATGTGGCCAAGCTGAAGGCTGGTACCGACTACACCTTCTTCTGCTCCTTCCCCGGTCACTACAGCATCATGAAGGGTAGCCTGAAGCTGATCTAA
- a CDS encoding exodeoxyribonuclease III encodes MDSSLFKLTSLNLNGIRSATSKGVEAWVAATGPDCICVQEIKAQAPDIQDRFEQLAGLDGYFHFAEKKGYSGVGVYTRHAPSDVIVGLGSPEFDAEGRYVEARFDTAGRKLSIISAYFPSGSSGEDRQQAKFRFLAEMHIHLMRMKGEREFILCGDINIAHRKEDLKNWRGNQKNSGFTPEERAWMDMLLDPVAPTGGIVDVYRVLQPDTTDACYTWWSNRGQAYANNVGWRLDYHLATPALAALARQESIYKGEKFSDHAPITIGYDLKLG; translated from the coding sequence ATGGATTCTTCCTTATTCAAATTAACCAGCCTCAACCTCAACGGCATCCGCTCCGCCACGTCCAAAGGGGTGGAGGCCTGGGTTGCTGCGACCGGTCCGGATTGTATTTGCGTACAGGAAATCAAGGCACAGGCGCCTGATATTCAAGACCGTTTCGAACAGCTGGCCGGACTGGATGGCTATTTCCACTTTGCCGAAAAGAAGGGCTATTCCGGTGTGGGCGTCTACACCCGCCATGCGCCATCGGATGTGATCGTCGGCCTGGGCTCGCCCGAGTTCGACGCCGAAGGCCGCTACGTGGAGGCGCGTTTCGACACCGCAGGCCGCAAGCTGTCCATCATCAGCGCCTACTTTCCCAGCGGCAGCTCCGGCGAAGACCGCCAGCAGGCCAAATTCCGTTTCCTGGCCGAAATGCACATCCACCTGATGCGCATGAAGGGCGAGCGCGAATTCATCCTGTGCGGCGACATCAACATCGCCCACCGCAAGGAAGATCTGAAGAACTGGCGCGGCAACCAGAAGAACAGCGGCTTCACGCCCGAAGAACGCGCCTGGATGGACATGCTGCTGGACCCGGTGGCGCCGACCGGAGGCATCGTTGACGTCTACCGCGTGCTCCAACCCGACACCACCGACGCCTGCTACACATGGTGGAGCAACCGGGGACAGGCCTACGCGAACAACGTGGGGTGGCGGCTGGACTATCACCTGGCCACCCCCGCACTGGCGGCACTGGCGCGCCAGGAGTCAATCTACAAGGGCGAGAAGTTCAGCGACCACGCGCCCATCACCATCGGATACGACCTGAAGCTGGGCTGA
- the pyrE gene encoding orotate phosphoribosyltransferase gives MVVKGAQQQDQDRLAQEFVQFAVDAGVLRFGEFKTKAGRMSPYFFNAGLFDDGAKMGRLAEFYAKAILASGMEFDMVFGPAYKGIPLAATVAVELARLGRNVPFAYNRKEAKDHGEGGTLVGAPLQGRVLVIDDVMSAGTAARESIALIRAAGATPHAVAIALDRQEKATENGHDVDHSAVQYVRHQLGLQVATIATLADLLQYLQTHGGEGEMQAHHARVLAYRQRYGVDTQA, from the coding sequence ATGGTAGTCAAAGGTGCGCAGCAACAGGATCAGGACCGTCTGGCGCAGGAGTTTGTGCAGTTTGCCGTGGATGCGGGTGTGCTGCGCTTTGGGGAGTTCAAGACCAAGGCCGGGCGCATGAGCCCGTACTTCTTCAATGCAGGTCTGTTCGACGACGGCGCCAAAATGGGACGCTTGGCGGAATTCTATGCAAAAGCCATCCTGGCCAGTGGCATGGAATTCGATATGGTCTTTGGCCCTGCCTACAAGGGGATCCCGCTGGCTGCCACCGTGGCCGTGGAGCTGGCCCGCCTGGGCCGCAACGTGCCGTTTGCCTACAACCGCAAGGAGGCCAAGGACCATGGCGAAGGCGGTACCCTGGTGGGGGCTCCGCTGCAGGGCCGGGTGCTGGTCATCGACGACGTGATGTCGGCCGGCACTGCCGCTCGTGAATCCATTGCCCTGATCCGTGCGGCGGGTGCCACCCCCCATGCGGTCGCCATTGCCTTGGACCGCCAGGAAAAGGCCACCGAAAACGGACACGATGTCGACCACAGTGCGGTGCAGTACGTGCGCCACCAGCTGGGGCTGCAGGTGGCCACCATCGCCACCCTGGCGGACTTGCTGCAGTACCTGCAGACCCATGGGGGCGAAGGCGAGATGCAGGCCCACCATGCACGTGTGCTGGCCTACCGCCAGCGCTACGGGGTGGACACCCAGGCGTAA
- a CDS encoding exopolyphosphatase, producing the protein MSQKYRLVTRSDFDGLVCAMLFKELDMIDEITFVHPKDMQDGKVRITRNDITTNLPFVPGAHLVFDHHASEVVRNRAFLGNYIIDPHAPSAARVVYNHYGGKARFPAITDELMEAVDKADSAQYSLDEVLHPTGWTLMNYLMDARTGLGRFREFRISNYALMMELIQHCRDLSVEQVLQLPDVQERVELYFEQTARACEQIQRCATVHDNLVVLDLRGEETIWATNRFMVYALFPQCNISIHAMWGKAKANSVFATGKSILDRSCTTNVGELMLQYGGGGHRAAGTCQIDNDRAEQVLQELVARITADHRQAVPA; encoded by the coding sequence ATGAGCCAGAAATACCGCCTCGTCACCCGCAGCGATTTCGATGGTCTTGTCTGCGCCATGCTCTTCAAAGAGCTGGACATGATCGACGAGATCACCTTCGTCCACCCCAAGGACATGCAGGATGGCAAGGTGCGCATCACGCGCAACGACATCACCACCAACCTGCCGTTCGTGCCCGGAGCGCACCTGGTGTTCGACCACCATGCCTCGGAAGTGGTGCGCAACCGCGCCTTCCTGGGCAACTACATCATCGACCCGCACGCTCCTTCAGCGGCCCGCGTGGTCTACAACCACTACGGCGGCAAGGCCCGCTTCCCGGCCATCACCGACGAGCTGATGGAGGCTGTGGACAAGGCCGACTCCGCCCAGTACAGCCTGGACGAGGTCCTGCACCCCACGGGCTGGACGCTGATGAACTACCTGATGGACGCGCGCACCGGCCTGGGGCGCTTCCGTGAATTCCGCATCAGCAATTACGCGCTGATGATGGAGCTGATCCAGCACTGCCGCGATCTGTCCGTGGAGCAGGTGCTGCAGCTGCCCGATGTGCAGGAGCGCGTGGAACTGTATTTCGAGCAGACCGCGCGCGCCTGCGAACAGATCCAGCGCTGCGCCACGGTGCACGACAACCTGGTGGTGCTGGATCTGCGCGGTGAAGAGACCATCTGGGCCACCAACCGCTTCATGGTCTATGCGCTGTTCCCACAGTGCAACATCTCCATCCACGCCATGTGGGGCAAGGCCAAGGCAAACTCGGTCTTTGCCACCGGCAAGTCCATTCTGGACCGCAGCTGCACCACCAATGTGGGCGAGCTGATGCTGCAATACGGCGGCGGCGGCCACCGGGCTGCCGGCACCTGCCAGATCGACAACGACCGCGCCGAACAGGTACTCCAGGAGCTGGTGGCGCGCATCACGGCCGACCACCGCCAGGCCGTTCCGGCCTGA